DNA sequence from the Candidatus Sulfuricurvum sp. RIFRC-1 genome:
CCCCACATTACCGCAGTATCGACGTTATACATGAAATCCCATGTACAACCAAGGTTACCTTCACCGTACGCAATCGCCGCACCCGAGAACATATCTCCGAGGTAGGATGATGGGTAAATACGAATCGCACCGAGCTGTGTCGAGAAACGCAATGGGGCACCGCGACGACCTTCAGTAAGAAGACCCGTACCGGCGTGAACCATCAATTTGTCCGGACCGCGTTCAGGATCAGTCATACAATTGAAAATCTCTTGACATACACGCTCAGCCGCTTCATCCCAGCTGATACGTTTCCATTTACCTTCACCGCGTTCACCGACACGAACCATCGGGTAAAGAATACGGTCTTTTTGGTACATGACTTGTGAATGCTGTACCCCTTTGTTACATCCGCGAGGATTAAAGTCAGGGATTTTTGCATTGATTACCGGATAACGAGCCGATTGGTTCTCACGGGTTACAACACCGTTATGAGACCAAACTTCCCAAGCACAGTTACCTTGACAGTTAACACAGTGGTATGCAAACCCGTGTTCCTCTTTCTTCCCATAAGTAAACGAAAACTCGTTACGATACATATCTTCAGTATAGTTGGTATTCGGATAATTTTCTTTACCGTTTTCAACTGACATTACATTGGTTTTAGCGAATAGTGAACCTTGTGAGGCTACTAACGCTGCCGTCATCCCTGAAACTTTCAGGAAGTCACGGCGTTGATTGTTCATTACTTTTGTCATAGTCTTAGCCTTATCGTTTAATCGGAAGGTTCATGTCGTTACCCCAAACATCCCAGCTTCCTGTGAATACTTTGACGTTTTTGTAACCCAACAATTGAAGTGCCGTAATATGTTCCGAACTTCGTCCCGCACCTACGTGACAGTATGCGTAAATTATTTTATCCGGTGTAATACCATAGTTATCGTATACTTTTTGAATCTCAGCCGCTGATTTGAAAGAGAGCTTTTTATCAGCATCAGAGATTTGACTCCACTCGATAAATGTTGCACCCGGAACGTGCCCGCCGCGTGCAACGTTATCCACTTTCCGCTCACCGACGACTTCAGCGATACCGCGAGAATCGATAATGACGTATTTGGATTTTTTACCGTTTTTAAGGATATCTTCCATTGCGTGTTTCACTTCTTCTTTACCCGCAATTACGTTCCATTTGATTTTCTTAGGATCAATTTTATAGGTTTTTGGCGTTAAGACTTCATCCCCTTTGACGACAAGGAGACGTTTTTCAACTGCAGCCATTTTATCTTTCAACAGTTTGCTGTCCGCTTGTGCTTTGGCAATTGTTGCATCAAGAGCAGCTTTGTCAGCACCCTCTTTTGTCAATGCTTCTTTAGCCTCTTTTGCTGCTTTAGTCGCTGCTTTTAGCTCTTTATTGAGAGCATCGTACTCTTTTTGAGCCGGATCGACTGCCATCATAGCCGCACGCCCGCCGTTTAGTACTTTTACATTTTTATGACCGTAGCTGTCAAAAAATGAATACACACCCGTTGCATTCGGACCTTTGAAGTCATCGTACGCAATAATGGTCATATCATTACTAACCCCTTTGCCTCCAATGTACTTTTCGGCATCATCGATACAGCGATAAAGGGGTGCACAGTGCATCTCACCATCAATCTCTGAATGGTGTAGATGGTGAGCGTACATCTCAACCGACCCTTTAATATGGCCCAATTTATATATATCTTCGTTATCACCCGATACGAACATCACTTTTGGATTACCAATCAGCTTGGCCGCTTCTTCGGCAGAGATAAGAATATTATTATCCTTATACCCATCGGCTGCCATTAGTACGGTCGATGCCGACAGTGATGCCGCAACACATAGTGTTCTTAGCAATCTGTTCATCCGTGCTCCTTCTTCTATTTGAATCTGCACACATTGGTGCGTTAATTTACGGAATTACCGCTTCCATTATAGAGATGAGACTCTTAATAAACGGTAAATTACTTTTTTTGATACACACTAGCATTACAATTTGTTACATATTTATCACAAAATCGAAATAAAGCATGATTGCCCGTTATTTTACGTTTTCTTATACAGCTCACCCTTTTTTTTGACTTACATGCTATAACTAATACTTACATTTTAATCACTTTTTGATAGTATGACGATTATTTTTATCACAATAATATGAAAGGAAATAATTATGGCTGACACTGCTCTTCGCAATGCTATTGCGGCTTCTGATACCGCAACATTAATCGAACTTCTCGAAGACAAAACTCTTCCTATCGAAGGGGTACAATCCATCTATAATGCTTTTAAAGCCGATAAACAACTCGTAGGGCAAGTGGCAATGAACCTATCCTTACGTACTTCTGTCTATGAACGTGAACGTGAGTACAGCCCTATCATGGTTGAACTTTTGATTGATATCGCTAGTAACCCCGTTGATATGGGAGCACGCTGGGCCGTTGCCAAAAACCCGCATACGCCGGTTGAAGTGCTTCGCCATCTCTCAACCGATTCTATCAATCTCGTACGTGCGCTTGTTGCTGCTAACCCTTCAACACCGAGTGATGTATTGGAAAAATTCTTTAGCGATGAAAAAATTGTCCGTGACGGTCTTTCAGGCAATCCGAACACCCCTCCTAAATTGCTCAAAATTTTATGTGATGATAACGATAAAATGGTTCGGATGCGTTTGGCTGAAAACCGTTCAGCTCCTAAAGAGATTATCACGACCCTTCTGGGCGATAACGATCCCGATGTTGTCAAAGCGGCACATGCCAATTTGGGAGAGCGTGAATGAAAAAACGCCATTTTGAAGAACGCAGCCAATTTATGACCTTAGAGAACCATTTTCTAAACACTTTTTTCTCAGGTCTTTATCTCAGCGCAACCGATTTCATTGCTATTGGCAACGCTAACGGATTAGAACTTCGAATGCATTCACGTGAGATGCTTATCAAAGATTTACTCAATGAATCGAACAAAATCGGTACACTTCAAGGAGTTATCGCATCGTTAAACACTCTGATTGACGAACGTATTAATACATGCCATCGTTTAAGCCTAGAATACCCGTCGTCGCGAGCCGCACTGGCGAAACTAGCACAAAAAGCCAACGGAACAAAAGCCCTGTTGGCTCGTGAAGCGAGAGGAAATCCGTATGAACACTAAAGAATTAACCGATGCACTCCAGTCTCTCCCGTATCCGGGCCTTAGCCGCAGCCTCGGTGAACTCAAACTGATTTCCGAAGTCAAAGTAACCGGCACTCATGCAGATATCGAGCTTCTAACCGTTAGTGACGACTCGTATCTCACCGTAAAATCAGCCATTGAATCCTCTTTTAGTGAACAATTTGCCACCCTCAATATCACAAAAAAAGCTCAAATACAAAAAGACACCAACTACGGAAACAGTGCCAACCCGAATAACCGTGCACCTTATGCAGCAAATGTTATTGCGGTTACAAGCGGTAAGGGGGGAGTCGGTAAAAGTACCGTGAGCGTCAATCTCGCCATTGCTCTGGCTCAAAAAGGATACCGTGTAGGTATTTTGGACGCCGATGTTTATGGCCCTAACGTTCCCCGTCTCACGAACACCGATTTGGAAAAAATCCGCTGGAGTGATGATAATAAAATCATCCCGAGTGAAAACTACGGCCTCAAAATTATGAGTGTCGCCCTCACTACCCCTACCTCTGATACTCCACTCGTTTGGCGTTCATCCGTTGCAGTCTCCGCACTCATCCAGTTTCTTGAAGACGTAAAGTGGGGAGAACTTGATTTTATGGTGATCGATATGCCTCCGGGAACGGGAGATATCCAACTCACCATGGCGCAAGAACTTCCTATCACTGCGGGGGTAATCGTTACTACTCCACAACTCGTAGCCAGTGATGACGTCAGCCGCGCTATCCGAATGTTCCAAGACATCCATGTCCCGATGGCAGGTTTGGTCGAAAACATGAGCTATTTTGTGGCTCCTGATACCGGAACACGTTATGATATTTTCGGAAGCGGCGGCGGTGCACGA
Encoded proteins:
- a CDS encoding rhodanese-like domain-containing protein is translated as MNRLLRTLCVAASLSASTVLMAADGYKDNNILISAEEAAKLIGNPKVMFVSGDNEDIYKLGHIKGSVEMYAHHLHHSEIDGEMHCAPLYRCIDDAEKYIGGKGVSNDMTIIAYDDFKGPNATGVYSFFDSYGHKNVKVLNGGRAAMMAVDPAQKEYDALNKELKAATKAAKEAKEALTKEGADKAALDATIAKAQADSKLLKDKMAAVEKRLLVVKGDEVLTPKTYKIDPKKIKWNVIAGKEEVKHAMEDILKNGKKSKYVIIDSRGIAEVVGERKVDNVARGGHVPGATFIEWSQISDADKKLSFKSAAEIQKVYDNYGITPDKIIYAYCHVGAGRSSEHITALQLLGYKNVKVFTGSWDVWGNDMNLPIKR
- a CDS encoding Mrp/NBP35 family ATP-binding protein, which codes for MNTKELTDALQSLPYPGLSRSLGELKLISEVKVTGTHADIELLTVSDDSYLTVKSAIESSFSEQFATLNITKKAQIQKDTNYGNSANPNNRAPYAANVIAVTSGKGGVGKSTVSVNLAIALAQKGYRVGILDADVYGPNVPRLTNTDLEKIRWSDDNKIIPSENYGLKIMSVALTTPTSDTPLVWRSSVAVSALIQFLEDVKWGELDFMVIDMPPGTGDIQLTMAQELPITAGVIVTTPQLVASDDVSRAIRMFQDIHVPMAGLVENMSYFVAPDTGTRYDIFGSGGGARLAERYNIPLLGQIPLNMDIREGSDNGEPPVVLGSDELKSYYREIVENMLKAVKFKV